Genomic window (Nostoc sp. HK-01):
TGTAATCAGCCCAAGCGGCTTTTAAACGTGAGTCATCAACATCCCTAATGGGAACACCAGCCATTGCTGCTTTCTCAAAACCCACAGTTCGCCGGATCATCGATTGAAATACGGGGATGCCTCCATTCAACAAGTCCTGACGCAGTGTTTCACCTTCTCTGCTGGGATAGGGAGGCACAATAGTTAGCAAGCAACGATAGTTAGCTTTCCCCAAGTCTTTCACCATCTCCAGCATTGGCTCAAGGCTCACGATGTCCGGTTTTGTAGGCAAGATTAGCAAGTCGCACCCCTTGGCTAATTCCTTTAAATCATCCGAGTCAGGTCTAGCTGGGGTATCGATGACTACAAACAGAGCATCGGCAATTACTTTAAGTGCTTGACGTTCATCCACAGTGAGGAAAGGGAATGAACCGCGTTTTGACCAAGCTAGTGCAGTACGGTTCTGGTCGCCATCCACAAGAACTGTTTCACCTAGTTCACTAAAAAAAGTTGCAAGAT
Coding sequences:
- the parA_2 gene encoding plasmid partitioning protein, ParA family; this encodes MENQKKIVTITGYKGGVGKSTTAVHLATFFSELGETVLVDGDQNRTALAWSKRGSFPFLTVDERQALKVIADALFVVIDTPARPDSDDLKELAKGCDLLILPTKPDIVSLEPMLEMVKDLGKANYRCLLTIVPPYPSREGETLRQDLLNGGIPVFQSMIRRTVGFEKAAMAGVPIRDVDDSRLKAAWADYTCLGKEVMEILK